One Rhodoluna sp. KAS3 DNA window includes the following coding sequences:
- a CDS encoding DUF3046 domain-containing protein, with product MRLSEFREYMTDEFGRGYALVVAEDLVIGELGDLTANQALAKGAAPKEVWLAVCHAAGVPKERWHGAAKDKPKVR from the coding sequence GTGCGCTTGAGTGAATTTCGTGAATACATGACCGATGAATTTGGTCGCGGCTACGCGCTGGTCGTGGCAGAGGATCTAGTTATCGGTGAATTGGGCGATCTAACCGCCAACCAAGCGCTGGCCAAGGGTGCGGCACCCAAAGAGGTGTGGCTCGCTGTCTGCCACGCTGCTGGTGTGCCAAAAGAGCGGTGGCATGGGGCTGCCAAAGACAAGCCAAAAGTTCGCTGA
- the recA gene encoding recombinase RecA → MPSPSDREKALDTALAQIDRQFGKGSVMRLGSDDRAPVEVIPTGSIALDVALGTGGLPKGRIVEIYGPESSGKTTVALHAIANAQRNGGIAAFIDAEHALDPEYAKALGVDTDALLVSQPDTGEQALEIADMLIRSGSIDIIVIDSVAALVPRAEIEGEMGDSHVGLQARLMSQALRKLTGALNSTGTTMIFINQLREKIGVFFGSPETTAGGKALKFYASVRLDIRRIETLKDGTEAVGNRTRVKVVKNKMAAPFKQAEFDIIYGIGISREGSLIDFGVEQEIVKKSGAWYTYEGEQLGQGKENARKYLIENGKVADEIEKKIKTKLGIGVPRAVADLPAESTPDASTKAKAANAG, encoded by the coding sequence ATGCCATCACCATCAGATCGCGAAAAGGCACTAGACACTGCTCTTGCCCAGATTGACCGTCAGTTCGGTAAAGGCTCAGTTATGCGCCTTGGTTCAGATGATCGAGCACCAGTTGAGGTAATCCCAACCGGCTCAATCGCTCTGGACGTAGCCCTGGGTACCGGTGGCCTGCCAAAGGGTCGCATCGTTGAGATTTACGGCCCAGAGTCTTCAGGTAAAACCACCGTTGCACTGCACGCAATTGCTAACGCCCAGCGCAACGGAGGAATCGCTGCTTTCATCGATGCTGAGCACGCGCTCGACCCTGAGTACGCAAAGGCCCTTGGTGTTGACACCGATGCACTGTTGGTTAGCCAGCCAGACACCGGTGAGCAGGCTCTAGAAATTGCCGACATGCTGATTCGTTCGGGCTCAATCGACATCATTGTTATCGACTCTGTTGCAGCACTTGTACCACGTGCCGAGATCGAGGGTGAAATGGGAGACTCACACGTCGGTCTGCAGGCGCGTTTGATGTCGCAGGCACTGCGCAAGCTGACCGGTGCTTTGAACAGCACCGGCACCACCATGATCTTCATCAACCAGCTCCGCGAGAAAATCGGTGTGTTCTTCGGAAGCCCTGAAACCACCGCAGGTGGTAAGGCGCTAAAGTTCTACGCTTCGGTCCGCTTGGACATCCGCAGAATTGAGACCCTCAAGGACGGCACTGAGGCTGTCGGAAACCGTACTCGCGTCAAGGTCGTAAAGAACAAGATGGCAGCGCCGTTCAAGCAGGCAGAATTCGACATCATTTACGGAATTGGTATTTCTCGCGAGGGAAGCCTGATCGACTTCGGTGTCGAACAAGAGATTGTGAAGAAGTCAGGTGCCTGGTACACCTACGAGGGTGAACAGCTTGGTCAGGGTAAAGAGAATGCCCGTAAGTACCTCATCGAAAACGGCAAGGTTGCCGACGAGATTGAGAAGAAAATCAAGACCAAGCTAGGCATCGGTGTACCGCGCGCGGTTGCCGATTTGCCGGCCGAATCCACTCCAGACGCTTCAACCAAAGCAAAGGCTGCCAACGCAGGCTAA
- a CDS encoding regulatory protein RecX encodes MVYQRGRSKRVKSGSEESFEANEGRPRPVKDKPQPSPERLEQRARNVLLYQLAKSAKSKHQLREILEKREIPTEIAEPILERFTEVGLIDDQAFAATLVSSRRAFRGLSKSAIRQELKTKGVEAQVIETALETVSSEDELQSAQELALKRFNQMAHLDKATRDRRLAGFLQRKGYSSSITFAAIRWAESQELK; translated from the coding sequence ATGGTTTACCAACGAGGTCGGTCCAAACGCGTCAAATCAGGCTCTGAGGAGTCTTTTGAGGCGAATGAGGGCCGGCCTCGCCCAGTTAAAGACAAGCCACAGCCAAGCCCAGAGCGGCTTGAGCAGCGAGCCCGAAATGTCCTTCTTTACCAACTTGCCAAGAGTGCAAAGTCCAAGCATCAGCTTCGTGAAATTCTTGAAAAGCGCGAAATTCCGACTGAAATCGCTGAGCCGATCCTCGAGCGTTTCACCGAAGTTGGCCTAATTGATGATCAAGCGTTTGCGGCTACTTTGGTTTCAAGCCGGCGAGCATTCCGCGGGTTATCCAAGTCCGCAATTCGCCAGGAGCTAAAAACCAAGGGGGTCGAGGCTCAAGTCATCGAAACGGCGCTTGAGACAGTTTCCTCCGAAGACGAACTCCAGTCGGCACAAGAACTTGCTCTCAAAAGGTTCAACCAAATGGCTCACCTTGATAAAGCAACGAGAGACCGGCGTCTGGCGGGTTTCCTTCAGCGCAAAGGGTATTCCAGCTCGATCACCTTCGCGGCTATCCGCTGGGCCGAGAGCCAAGAGCTAAAATAG
- the miaB gene encoding tRNA (N6-isopentenyl adenosine(37)-C2)-methylthiotransferase MiaB yields MTNATRTYEVRTYGCQMNVHDSERLTGLLEGAGYEPVESGLADIIVFNTCAVRENADNKLYGNLGMLGEIKRETPGMQIAVGGCLAQKDRETIIKRAPWVDVVFGTHNIGSLPALLERARHNQEAQVEILEALETFPSDLPTKRDSTYAGWVSISVGCNNTCTFCIVPSLRGKEKDRRPGDVLAEVQALVDDGAVEVTLLGQNVNTYGVEFGDKGAFAKLLRACGEIKGLERVRFTSPHPAAFTDDVIEAMAETPNVMPSLHMPLQSGSDKVLKDMRRSYRSDKYLGIIERVRNLIPDAAITTDIIVGFPGETEEDFQETMRVVAESRFSASYTFQYSKRPGTPAADLPDQLPKAVVQERYERLMALVNDVALKENQLQIGRTVEILVANNEGRKDEATNRMSGRARDNRLVHFEIPEGAERPRPGDMVTARITDAAPYHLLADDLSAYSVRRTTAGDAWDRAEAASCSVPATSTGGAAQSVSLGLPTLKKPE; encoded by the coding sequence ATGACAAATGCAACCCGCACCTACGAAGTGCGCACTTACGGCTGCCAGATGAACGTTCACGATTCTGAACGTCTAACTGGGCTTCTTGAGGGCGCTGGCTATGAGCCAGTCGAGTCTGGTTTGGCCGACATCATCGTTTTCAACACGTGTGCCGTGCGTGAAAATGCCGATAACAAGCTCTATGGCAATTTGGGTATGCTCGGCGAAATTAAGCGTGAAACCCCGGGAATGCAAATTGCCGTGGGCGGTTGTCTGGCTCAAAAAGACCGCGAGACCATCATTAAGCGCGCGCCTTGGGTTGACGTCGTATTCGGAACCCACAACATCGGCTCTCTCCCGGCGCTACTCGAGCGAGCCCGCCACAACCAAGAGGCCCAGGTCGAAATCCTTGAGGCACTGGAAACTTTTCCTAGCGATTTGCCAACCAAGCGAGACTCAACCTACGCGGGCTGGGTTTCGATCTCGGTGGGTTGTAATAACACCTGCACCTTCTGCATCGTTCCGAGCCTCAGAGGCAAAGAGAAAGACCGCCGTCCTGGCGATGTCCTTGCCGAGGTTCAAGCACTGGTAGATGACGGTGCCGTCGAGGTCACGCTTCTCGGCCAGAACGTAAACACCTATGGTGTTGAGTTTGGTGACAAGGGAGCGTTTGCCAAGTTGTTGCGCGCCTGCGGCGAGATCAAGGGCCTTGAGCGGGTGCGTTTTACCAGCCCTCATCCCGCAGCTTTCACCGATGACGTCATCGAGGCCATGGCCGAGACTCCTAACGTCATGCCGTCCCTTCACATGCCACTCCAGTCTGGCAGCGACAAGGTTCTCAAGGACATGCGTCGCAGCTATCGCAGCGATAAATACCTGGGCATCATCGAGCGGGTTCGCAATTTGATTCCGGATGCTGCCATCACAACCGACATCATCGTCGGATTTCCTGGTGAAACGGAAGAAGACTTCCAAGAAACCATGCGGGTTGTAGCAGAGTCTCGCTTCAGTGCGTCATACACGTTCCAATACTCCAAGCGCCCTGGCACGCCAGCCGCCGATCTTCCTGACCAATTACCTAAGGCAGTTGTGCAAGAGCGATACGAGCGCCTAATGGCTTTGGTTAATGATGTTGCGTTGAAAGAAAATCAACTCCAAATTGGTCGAACCGTTGAAATCTTGGTTGCCAACAACGAGGGTCGTAAGGATGAAGCCACTAACCGAATGAGCGGTCGCGCCCGGGATAATCGTCTGGTGCACTTTGAGATTCCTGAGGGAGCCGAGCGTCCACGTCCTGGAGACATGGTTACCGCACGCATCACGGACGCTGCTCCTTACCACCTGCTAGCTGACGACCTAAGTGCCTACAGCGTCAGGCGGACAACCGCGGGTGATGCATGGGACCGTGCTGAGGCTGCGAGCTGTTCCGTTCCGGCTACCTCCACTGGCGGAGCTGCCCAGTCGGTTTCACTTGGCTTACCAACACTAAAAAAGCCGGAATGA
- the miaA gene encoding tRNA (adenosine(37)-N6)-dimethylallyltransferase MiaA: MKPKLIAVVGPTGSGKSNLAIEIAKHVLSHGGRAEIINADSMQFYRGMDIGTAKLSVEERQGITHHLFDWLEITDESTAAEYQAVARPLIEELQTQGVVPILVGGSMLYVAAVLNNFEFPARDAQLRAQLEVDLEQVGPHELHRRLAAIDPVAAGRITPENGRRTVRALEIVTLTGQPFAAALPDEIVDWQPVLEIGTNGPREDLRARLEARVHQMWENGLLNEVESLIPLGVRNGKTSSRAIGYAQALNQIDGLMSEEEAIADTVRLTQKYARRQMSWFRRDPRINWLDYQDLQFQSKALQLVTNWLDL; encoded by the coding sequence ATGAAGCCCAAACTAATTGCTGTAGTTGGCCCTACCGGAAGCGGCAAGTCCAACCTCGCGATTGAAATTGCTAAACATGTTTTGTCCCACGGGGGCCGAGCAGAGATTATCAACGCCGATTCAATGCAGTTTTATCGAGGCATGGACATTGGTACTGCAAAACTTTCCGTCGAGGAACGTCAAGGAATCACTCACCACCTTTTTGACTGGCTTGAGATCACGGATGAGTCCACCGCAGCCGAGTATCAAGCCGTAGCGCGGCCATTAATCGAGGAGCTTCAGACCCAGGGTGTGGTTCCGATTTTGGTCGGTGGTTCAATGCTTTACGTTGCCGCCGTTTTGAATAATTTTGAGTTTCCGGCCCGCGATGCACAGCTCAGGGCCCAACTTGAGGTCGATCTTGAGCAAGTCGGTCCGCACGAGTTGCATCGAAGGCTGGCTGCTATTGATCCGGTGGCTGCCGGCAGAATCACCCCAGAAAACGGCCGCCGAACTGTGCGTGCTCTTGAGATCGTCACACTTACTGGTCAGCCGTTTGCGGCCGCATTACCCGATGAGATCGTCGACTGGCAGCCTGTGCTCGAAATAGGTACCAATGGGCCGCGAGAGGACCTCAGGGCGCGGCTGGAGGCCCGAGTGCACCAAATGTGGGAAAACGGTTTGCTGAACGAGGTTGAGAGCCTTATTCCGCTCGGAGTTCGAAACGGTAAAACTTCATCCAGGGCAATTGGCTACGCGCAGGCACTAAACCAAATTGATGGCTTGATGAGTGAAGAAGAGGCAATCGCCGACACCGTGCGTTTGACCCAAAAATATGCCAGACGCCAGATGTCTTGGTTCCGTCGCGATCCACGAATCAACTGGCTTGATTACCAAGACCTGCAGTTTCAGAGTAAGGCCCTGCAGCTGGTTACCAATTGGCTTGACCTTTAG
- the dapF gene encoding diaminopimelate epimerase: MANLINFTKGHGTGNDFVLFLDPDGEVKLTAAQIAKICDRHFGIGADGLIRVIKSTALPEGAAVLDEEPNATWFMDYYNADGSTAEMCGNGTRVFARYLTEKGLIELHDGETLSIGTRAGVKDLQRNMAGFAIDMGRWKLEGESLVKASNLEVSRPGQGINLGNPHIVVALAEAEELANLDLTRKPAIEPEPVKGANVEFVVPSDPMVKDGVGSIQMRVYERGVGETLSCGTGIVAAALATRHWAGAGAPNQWTVRVPGGTLGVRMFAAEDGEHVGLSGAAELVYDGQIDISIL, from the coding sequence ATGGCTAATTTGATAAATTTCACCAAAGGGCACGGCACGGGCAACGACTTTGTGCTGTTTCTCGACCCTGATGGAGAGGTCAAACTCACTGCTGCGCAGATTGCCAAGATTTGTGATCGCCACTTCGGCATTGGAGCCGACGGTCTCATCCGAGTGATTAAGTCTACGGCGCTACCCGAAGGTGCTGCTGTGCTTGATGAAGAGCCAAATGCCACCTGGTTCATGGATTACTACAACGCAGATGGCTCGACTGCGGAAATGTGCGGCAACGGAACCCGTGTCTTTGCTCGGTATCTGACCGAAAAGGGATTGATCGAACTTCACGATGGTGAAACCTTGTCAATCGGCACGCGCGCAGGGGTTAAGGATCTTCAGCGCAACATGGCTGGTTTTGCTATCGACATGGGTCGCTGGAAGCTCGAGGGGGAGAGCCTAGTCAAGGCTTCAAACCTAGAGGTATCGCGCCCAGGCCAGGGGATTAACCTCGGAAACCCACACATTGTCGTTGCGTTAGCCGAGGCCGAGGAGCTGGCCAACCTAGACCTAACTCGCAAGCCTGCAATTGAGCCGGAGCCTGTCAAGGGTGCGAATGTGGAATTTGTTGTTCCATCTGACCCAATGGTCAAAGACGGGGTTGGCAGCATCCAGATGCGCGTTTACGAGCGTGGCGTTGGTGAAACGCTGTCTTGTGGAACCGGGATTGTGGCTGCCGCTTTGGCTACTCGGCACTGGGCCGGCGCAGGTGCACCGAATCAGTGGACAGTGCGAGTGCCTGGCGGAACTTTGGGTGTGCGCATGTTCGCAGCCGAAGACGGCGAGCACGTTGGTCTCAGCGGTGCCGCTGAACTGGTTTATGACGGCCAGATCGACATCAGCATTCTTTAG